From Mycolicibacterium nivoides, a single genomic window includes:
- the purQ gene encoding phosphoribosylformylglycinamidine synthase subunit PurQ, with protein MTTRVGVITFPGTLDDVDAARAVRLAGAEAVSLWHADADLKGVDAVVVPGGFSYGDYLRCGAIAKFAPVMGSVVEAAGKGMPVLGICNGFQVLCEAGLLPGALTRNAGLHFICRDVWLEVASNTTAWTTRYDAGADLLIPLKSGEGRYVASDAVLDELEGEDRVVFRYRENLNGSMRGIAGVCSANRRVVGLMPHPEHATEALTGPSDDGLGLFYSALDAVLSV; from the coding sequence GTGACCACCCGTGTCGGGGTGATCACCTTCCCCGGGACGCTCGACGACGTCGACGCGGCCCGAGCCGTCCGTCTGGCCGGGGCCGAGGCGGTCAGCCTGTGGCACGCCGACGCGGACCTGAAGGGTGTCGACGCGGTCGTCGTGCCCGGCGGCTTCTCCTACGGGGACTACCTGCGCTGCGGGGCCATCGCGAAGTTCGCCCCCGTGATGGGTTCGGTCGTGGAGGCTGCCGGCAAGGGCATGCCCGTGCTGGGCATCTGCAACGGCTTTCAGGTGCTGTGCGAGGCCGGGCTGCTGCCCGGTGCGCTGACCCGCAACGCCGGACTGCATTTCATCTGCCGCGACGTGTGGCTGGAGGTCGCCTCCAACACCACGGCCTGGACGACCCGGTATGACGCCGGTGCCGACCTGCTGATCCCGCTCAAGTCGGGCGAAGGCCGTTACGTCGCCTCCGACGCCGTGCTCGACGAACTCGAGGGCGAGGACCGCGTGGTCTTCCGCTACCGCGAGAACCTCAACGGTTCGATGCGCGGTATCGCGGGCGTGTGCTCGGCCAACCGTCGCGTCGTCGGCCTGATGCCGCATCCCGAACACGCCACCGAGGCGTTGACCGGTCCGTCCGACGACGGGCTCGGGTTGTTCTACTCCGCGCTCGACGCGGTTCTCTCCGTTTAG
- the purS gene encoding phosphoribosylformylglycinamidine synthase subunit PurS, with translation MAKVVVHVMPKAEILDPQGQAIVGALGRLGHGGISDVRQGKRFELEVDDSVADETLAEIAESLLANTVIEDFSVSREGA, from the coding sequence GTGGCAAAGGTGGTTGTGCACGTCATGCCCAAGGCGGAGATCCTCGACCCGCAGGGTCAGGCGATCGTCGGGGCACTTGGTCGGCTTGGACATGGTGGTATCTCGGACGTCCGTCAGGGCAAGCGTTTCGAGCTCGAAGTCGACGACTCCGTAGCTGACGAAACCCTGGCCGAGATCGCCGAATCTCTGCTGGCCAATACCGTTATCGAGGACTTCTCGGTGAGCCGGGAGGGCGCGTGA
- a CDS encoding ATPase, whose translation MSIVLCGLAAAPPSAWAEPSADCPPLCDRIPDSAWVDTAKLPLDREYGWPGLAGLAVTAVSPRFRFEEECGSAPVPGDPRGYAVAARSEVTRPAGHWQLRVQVIHWRGETWQGGQTALAVLQGATAALRTCPGNAASITTERTGRLAAVVNLDDGTVLHQYLLADPYNSTLVELAMWTSTPPQVAWSAPADRQVLDALADPLCTAYIGSCR comes from the coding sequence ATGTCGATCGTGCTCTGCGGGCTGGCCGCAGCGCCCCCTTCGGCTTGGGCGGAGCCCAGCGCCGACTGCCCGCCGCTGTGTGACCGCATCCCGGATTCGGCATGGGTGGACACGGCGAAACTCCCGTTGGACCGTGAGTACGGCTGGCCCGGGCTGGCCGGACTGGCCGTGACCGCCGTCTCACCACGCTTCCGCTTCGAGGAGGAATGTGGGTCGGCACCGGTGCCCGGGGATCCGCGCGGCTATGCCGTGGCGGCGCGGTCGGAGGTGACCCGGCCCGCGGGGCATTGGCAGCTGCGCGTGCAGGTCATCCATTGGCGCGGGGAGACGTGGCAAGGCGGTCAGACGGCGTTGGCGGTGCTGCAAGGGGCCACTGCGGCACTGCGCACCTGCCCGGGGAACGCGGCGTCGATCACCACAGAGCGGACCGGGCGGCTGGCAGCGGTGGTCAACCTCGACGATGGGACGGTCTTGCACCAGTACCTGCTCGCCGATCCGTACAACAGCACCCTGGTCGAGCTGGCCATGTGGACGAGCACGCCACCGCAGGTCGCGTGGTCGGCTCCGGCGGACCGTCAGGTGCTCGATGCGCTGGCCGACCCACTGTGCACGGCTTACATAGGGTCGTGCCGGTAG
- a CDS encoding MBL fold metallo-hydrolase, translated as MQLTHFGHSCLLASISDTTVLFDPGNFSHGFEGITGLSAILITHQHPDHADTARLPALIDANPQAALYADPQTAAQLGEPWQAVHPGDAFRVGSLNVRGTGGKHAVIHPEIPVIDNISYLLGDDEHPARLMHPGDALFVPGEPVDVLATPAAAPWMKISEAVDFLRAVAPTRAVPIHQGIIEPGARGIYYGRLAEMTKTEFQVLTEENGTEF; from the coding sequence ATGCAACTCACGCATTTCGGACATTCGTGCCTACTGGCCAGCATTTCGGACACCACCGTGCTGTTCGACCCGGGCAACTTCTCGCACGGTTTCGAAGGCATCACCGGTTTGTCGGCCATCCTGATCACCCACCAGCACCCCGATCATGCCGATACCGCCCGTTTGCCCGCGCTGATCGACGCCAACCCGCAGGCGGCGCTGTATGCCGATCCGCAGACCGCCGCCCAGCTGGGTGAACCGTGGCAGGCCGTGCACCCCGGCGACGCATTCCGGGTCGGCTCACTCAACGTGCGCGGGACCGGTGGCAAACATGCCGTGATCCACCCGGAAATCCCTGTGATCGACAACATTTCGTACCTGCTGGGCGACGACGAGCACCCCGCCCGGCTCATGCATCCCGGCGACGCCCTGTTCGTCCCTGGCGAACCGGTCGACGTGCTGGCCACCCCCGCGGCCGCCCCGTGGATGAAAATCTCAGAGGCCGTGGACTTCCTGCGCGCGGTGGCGCCGACGCGGGCGGTGCCGATCCATCAGGGCATCATCGAGCCGGGTGCGCGCGGGATCTACTACGGGCGGCTGGCGGAGATGACGAAGACCGAATTCCAGGTTCTCACCGAGGAAAACGGCACCGAGTTCTGA
- a CDS encoding FAD-binding dehydrogenase, with protein sequence MADADVIVVGAGLAGLVAACELVERGHRVLILDQENAANLGGQAFWSFGGLFFVDSPEQRRLGIHDSQELALQDWLGTAGFDRPEDHWPREWAHAYVDFAAGEKRSWLRSRGLQTFPLVGWAERGGYGALGHGNSVPRFHITWGTGPAIVDVFARRLVGEPRVRFAHRHRVDELIVSEGAVVGVRGAVLEPSDAPRGAPSSRNVIGDFEFRASAVIVASGGIGGNHDLVRKNWPARMGRVPEQLLSGVPAHVDGRMIGISETAGAHVINSDRMWHYTEGITNYDPIWPDHGIRILPGPSSLWLDANGKRLPGPLYPGFDTLGTLEHICRTGQDYTWFILNARIIAKEFALSGQEQNPDLTSRSVRDVLARVKPGAPAPVQAFVDRGVDFVSARSLRELVAAMNDVPDVLEVDYATVAAEVTARDREVVNKFTKDGQITAIRAARSYLGDRFSRVVAPHRLTDPKAGPLIAVKLHILTRKSLGGLETDLDSRVLKEDGTAFAGLYAAGEAAGFGGGGVHGYRSLEGTFLGGCIFSGRAAGRGAAADIA encoded by the coding sequence ATGGCAGACGCCGATGTCATTGTCGTGGGGGCGGGTCTCGCCGGCTTGGTCGCCGCATGCGAACTCGTCGAGCGCGGGCACCGCGTGCTCATCCTGGATCAGGAGAACGCCGCCAACCTCGGTGGGCAGGCGTTCTGGTCGTTCGGCGGATTGTTCTTCGTCGACAGTCCCGAACAGCGCAGGCTCGGCATCCACGACAGCCAGGAGTTGGCCCTGCAGGACTGGCTGGGCACCGCGGGATTCGACCGGCCCGAGGATCACTGGCCGCGGGAGTGGGCGCACGCCTATGTCGACTTCGCCGCCGGGGAGAAACGTAGCTGGCTGCGGTCCCGCGGCCTGCAGACCTTCCCCTTGGTCGGGTGGGCCGAGCGGGGCGGTTACGGGGCGCTGGGGCACGGCAATTCGGTGCCGCGATTCCACATCACCTGGGGGACCGGGCCGGCGATCGTCGACGTCTTCGCCCGCCGGCTGGTGGGAGAGCCGCGGGTGCGGTTCGCCCACCGTCACCGTGTCGATGAGCTCATCGTCTCCGAGGGCGCCGTCGTCGGGGTCCGGGGTGCGGTGCTGGAGCCCTCCGACGCGCCTCGCGGGGCGCCGTCGTCGCGAAACGTTATCGGCGACTTCGAGTTCCGCGCATCTGCGGTGATCGTGGCCAGCGGCGGGATCGGCGGCAACCACGACCTCGTACGCAAGAACTGGCCGGCGCGCATGGGCCGGGTGCCCGAGCAATTGCTCAGCGGTGTCCCCGCGCATGTCGACGGCCGGATGATCGGCATCTCGGAGACCGCCGGTGCGCACGTCATCAACAGCGACCGGATGTGGCACTACACCGAAGGCATCACCAACTACGATCCGATCTGGCCCGACCACGGGATCCGCATTCTGCCGGGGCCGTCGTCACTGTGGTTGGACGCCAACGGAAAACGGCTGCCCGGCCCGCTGTATCCGGGCTTCGACACCCTGGGCACGCTCGAACACATCTGCCGCACCGGGCAGGACTACACCTGGTTCATCCTCAACGCGCGGATCATCGCCAAGGAGTTCGCGTTGTCCGGCCAGGAACAGAACCCCGATCTGACGTCGCGCAGTGTGCGGGACGTCCTGGCACGGGTGAAACCCGGTGCGCCGGCCCCCGTGCAGGCGTTCGTCGATCGTGGTGTCGACTTCGTGAGCGCGCGCTCCCTGCGTGAACTGGTGGCCGCGATGAACGACGTGCCGGATGTGCTGGAAGTCGACTACGCCACGGTGGCGGCCGAGGTGACCGCCAGGGACCGCGAGGTGGTCAACAAATTCACCAAGGACGGACAGATCACCGCGATCCGGGCGGCCCGCAGCTACCTCGGTGACCGGTTCAGTCGCGTCGTCGCCCCGCATCGGCTCACCGACCCGAAGGCAGGTCCGCTGATCGCCGTCAAACTGCACATCCTGACCCGAAAGTCCCTGGGTGGGTTGGAAACCGACCTGGACTCCCGGGTGCTCAAAGAAGACGGCACCGCGTTCGCCGGCCTGTACGCCGCGGGTGAGGCGGCCGGGTTCGGCGGTGGCGGGGTGCATGGCTACCGGTCCCTGGAAGGAACCTTCCTCGGCGGGTGCATCTTCTCCGGCCGGGCGGCCGGGCGCGGCGCGGCCGCCGATATCGCCTAG
- a CDS encoding DUF2334 domain-containing protein, whose translation MTGQLIVSISQISDRTMADVASFCAELDARGVPASMMVAPRLKGGYRLDRDAETVQWLAHRRSGGDAVVLHGYDEAATKKRRGEFASLPAHEANLRLMGADRVLEHLGLRTRLFAAPGWTVSQGTVTALPRNGFRLLADLNGITDLVRQTTTRARVVGIGEGFLSEPWWCRTVVLSAERTARREGTVRVAVAARHLRRPGPRQAMLDAIDLALLHRCVPTVYQWRGFSVLTEAA comes from the coding sequence GTGACCGGACAACTCATCGTCTCGATATCGCAGATCAGCGATCGCACGATGGCTGATGTCGCGTCGTTCTGCGCCGAACTCGACGCCCGCGGCGTGCCCGCCTCGATGATGGTGGCGCCGCGACTCAAGGGCGGCTACCGGTTGGACCGCGATGCCGAAACCGTGCAGTGGCTGGCCCACCGGCGCAGCGGCGGTGACGCCGTCGTGCTGCACGGGTACGACGAGGCCGCGACCAAGAAGCGCCGCGGTGAGTTCGCCTCGCTGCCCGCCCATGAGGCCAACCTGAGGTTGATGGGTGCCGACCGGGTGCTCGAACACCTGGGACTGCGCACCCGGCTGTTCGCCGCCCCCGGCTGGACCGTCTCGCAGGGCACGGTGACCGCCCTGCCGCGCAACGGTTTTCGTCTGCTGGCCGACCTGAACGGCATCACCGACCTGGTCCGCCAGACCACGACGCGCGCCCGGGTGGTGGGCATCGGAGAGGGCTTTCTGTCCGAGCCGTGGTGGTGCCGCACCGTGGTGCTCTCGGCCGAACGCACCGCGCGCCGCGAAGGCACGGTGCGCGTCGCGGTTGCCGCGCGGCACCTGCGCAGGCCCGGTCCCCGGCAGGCCATGCTCGACGCGATCGACCTGGCTTTGCTGCACCGGTGCGTGCCCACCGTCTACCAGTGGCGAGGATTCTCGGTACTGACCGAGGCCGCCTGA